A window of the Mucilaginibacter sp. cycad4 genome harbors these coding sequences:
- a CDS encoding DUF4133 domain-containing protein: MAIYQINKGINKSIEFKGLKAQYIGYLGGGLVALLVLFAILYITGVPAYLCILVLAAAGGGLFYQVFQLSNRYGEHGLMKKTAKRYIPGYLKFSSRKLFLHLKQ, encoded by the coding sequence ATGGCGATCTATCAAATCAATAAAGGCATCAATAAATCAATTGAGTTCAAAGGGCTTAAGGCCCAGTATATCGGCTACCTCGGAGGTGGCCTGGTGGCCCTGCTGGTCCTGTTCGCGATACTTTACATAACGGGCGTTCCGGCTTATCTCTGCATCCTGGTGCTTGCTGCCGCCGGCGGAGGGCTGTTTTACCAGGTCTTTCAGCTCAGTAACCGGTATGGTGAGCACGGCCTGATGAAAAAGACGGCGAAACGCTATATCCCCGGCTACCTGAAGTTCAGTTCCCGCAAATTATTCCTTCACTTAAAACAATAA
- a CDS encoding conjugal transfer protein TraI yields the protein MKIFKVTLPISLAFVLVSVSAENARAQFVITDVIKAAATKVIKAIDLKVQRMQNQTIWLQNAQKALENQLSKLRLDEITGWTDRQRQLYSNYYDELWQIKSVITYYQRIKDMTTKQLAMVREYRQAWAVVNHNGRFSPAELSYMEEVYAGMLDASLKNLDQIMMVINGFKTQMTDEQRLVLINKAGDQLDENYDDLHRFNEQNILLSQQRGKETGEIKTIKKLYGISQ from the coding sequence ATGAAAATTTTTAAGGTTACGCTGCCGATCAGTCTTGCTTTTGTGCTGGTATCGGTATCGGCTGAAAATGCCAGGGCACAGTTCGTCATTACGGACGTTATCAAAGCCGCGGCCACGAAAGTGATCAAGGCGATCGATCTCAAAGTGCAGCGCATGCAAAATCAAACGATCTGGCTGCAAAACGCGCAGAAGGCTTTGGAGAATCAGCTTTCCAAACTCAGGCTGGACGAAATTACCGGTTGGACAGATCGGCAGCGCCAACTCTACAGCAATTACTATGATGAGCTGTGGCAGATCAAATCCGTGATCACTTATTACCAGCGGATCAAGGATATGACGACAAAGCAATTGGCAATGGTCAGGGAATACCGGCAAGCCTGGGCGGTGGTCAATCATAATGGCCGTTTCAGCCCGGCGGAATTGAGCTATATGGAAGAGGTGTATGCCGGAATGCTGGATGCAAGCCTGAAGAACCTGGATCAGATCATGATGGTCATTAACGGGTTCAAAACCCAGATGACCGATGAGCAGCGGCTCGTTCTCATCAATAAAGCGGGCGATCAGCTTGATGAAAACTATGATGATCTGCATCGCTTCAACGAGCAGAATATATTACTCAGCCAGCAGCGTGGCAAGGAAACAGGTGAAATAAAAACCATCAAAAAGCTTTATGGAATCTCTCAATAA
- a CDS encoding RteC domain-containing protein, whose translation MILKFSERLYADLNKDLNTLLLEEDHLVRRLEQSVHLCLKSLRKLKDFCKAHEPGSAGDEIRFFKQIKPKFKCQLIFHQSLLNIELRKPIGDSKVISDYYGQEINILNHFFESNRSFFQYVRTQATYLDQHYFMRGQYDVQLDPDLCIIDFDPAFSTSHDNKLAQVLASALLQEHLEQAIACLSRKETIAGADLELRDFDWKQTKVALIELIYSWHATEAFGKKNLKSIVKFIERAFNISLGNFYDTYDWLCGRPSPTLYIDEMKEAFMTRLQKKLKY comes from the coding sequence ATGATTTTAAAATTTAGTGAACGGTTATATGCAGATCTGAATAAAGACCTGAACACCTTACTGCTGGAAGAGGACCATTTGGTCAGAAGGCTTGAACAATCGGTCCATTTATGCCTCAAGAGTCTCCGGAAGCTGAAAGATTTCTGTAAAGCGCATGAACCGGGCTCAGCCGGGGACGAGATCCGGTTTTTCAAGCAGATCAAACCCAAATTCAAATGCCAGCTCATCTTTCACCAGTCACTTTTGAACATCGAACTCCGTAAGCCCATTGGCGACAGTAAAGTGATCAGCGATTATTATGGCCAGGAGATCAATATCCTTAATCATTTTTTTGAGAGCAACCGGTCGTTTTTTCAATACGTCCGCACACAGGCCACATACCTCGACCAGCATTACTTTATGCGGGGCCAATATGATGTCCAGCTCGATCCGGACCTGTGCATCATTGACTTTGATCCCGCATTCAGTACCAGTCATGACAATAAGCTGGCCCAGGTCCTGGCGAGTGCCCTTTTACAGGAACATTTGGAACAGGCCATCGCCTGCCTCAGCCGGAAGGAGACCATTGCCGGCGCGGACCTGGAATTAAGGGATTTCGACTGGAAGCAGACCAAGGTCGCATTGATCGAACTTATTTACAGCTGGCATGCGACAGAAGCTTTCGGCAAGAAGAACCTGAAAAGCATCGTGAAATTTATCGAGCGGGCTTTCAATATCTCCCTGGGTAATTTTTATGACACCTACGACTGGTTATGCGGGAGGCCGAGCCCGACGCTCTACATCGACGAAATGAAGGAAGCGTTCATGACGCGACTCCAGAAAAAACTCAAATACTAA
- a CDS encoding LytTR family DNA-binding domain-containing protein yields the protein MNLTCYIVDDESGAIDLLKEYIALMPGLELTGASQDPMTALDQITGEHAPDITFIDIDMRLLSGLELAGMVNLYTMVVFTTAFPQYALQAFSKEAFDYMLKPISYDRFADCVHRAKRKITKRLKASPAGLQDFFNIKSEIKGRMVRIKMEEVVYIEGAGNYITIHTRDTKHITYLTIKEIMPRLPSHFARIHRSFIVNINYIRIIERAQVRLENGRALVMGNNYKESFLDMMDARLIKTGRAS from the coding sequence ATGAACCTGACATGCTACATCGTCGACGACGAATCCGGGGCCATCGATCTGCTGAAAGAATATATTGCGCTCATGCCCGGGTTAGAACTGACCGGAGCTTCCCAGGATCCCATGACGGCATTGGACCAGATCACCGGGGAACATGCGCCCGATATTACATTCATCGACATCGACATGAGACTGCTTTCCGGGCTTGAACTGGCGGGCATGGTCAATCTCTACACCATGGTAGTTTTCACCACAGCTTTTCCCCAGTACGCCCTACAGGCATTTTCGAAAGAAGCATTCGATTATATGCTTAAACCGATAAGTTATGACCGTTTCGCTGATTGCGTCCATCGTGCAAAACGCAAGATAACGAAGCGTTTAAAGGCTTCTCCTGCCGGTCTTCAGGATTTTTTTAATATCAAAAGTGAGATCAAGGGTAGAATGGTGAGAATTAAAATGGAGGAGGTTGTCTACATCGAAGGGGCCGGGAATTATATTACGATTCATACCCGTGATACGAAACACATCACCTACCTGACGATTAAAGAAATAATGCCTCGCCTACCGTCCCATTTTGCCAGGATACATCGCTCATTTATCGTCAATATCAATTACATCAGGATTATAGAAAGAGCGCAGGTCAGACTGGAAAATGGCCGGGCGCTGGTCATGGGGAATAATTACAAGGAATCTTTTTTGGATATGATGGATGCCAGACTGATCAAAACCGGCCGGGCGTCCTGA
- a CDS encoding histidine kinase — protein sequence MTLKKKLLVHTFAWLVYISYELGFVAITSRIHITPAPLLIYYALNISLFYFNAHVLLSFAFLKTRRRYLNAACLIILELAVYLAIKYVLDNVLTGHYLIVSGRLPVSHLYIYENLYRGGSFTGLSIAYFSTRYMSRFREKAYQEETGKLRAITRNLELENQIISVENAYLQNQISPHLLFNSLSFIHSAVYKLSDAAGKGIMRLAELMRYSLLSANGNGTIPLPREIEQMENLIALCAMRFPGEFFVRVHKKGRLKGREIIPLALITLVENMLKHGDLGDKKNPARIRLELTENRLVFEASNKKRPVSLYPSGGLGLKNIEKRLQNHYRERYSMLIRDENEHFTITLNISL from the coding sequence ATGACGTTAAAAAAGAAATTACTGGTTCATACCTTTGCCTGGCTGGTTTATATCAGCTACGAACTGGGTTTTGTGGCGATAACAAGTCGTATCCACATTACGCCCGCGCCGCTGCTGATCTATTATGCGCTCAACATTTCCCTTTTTTATTTCAATGCGCACGTACTGCTCAGCTTTGCGTTTTTAAAGACACGAAGACGGTATTTGAATGCTGCCTGCCTGATCATATTGGAGCTGGCGGTATACCTTGCTATCAAATATGTACTGGATAACGTGCTGACCGGCCATTATCTGATCGTGTCAGGGCGTCTGCCTGTATCACATCTTTATATTTATGAAAATTTGTATCGGGGCGGAAGTTTTACAGGTTTGAGCATCGCCTACTTCTCGACACGTTATATGTCACGGTTCCGCGAGAAAGCTTATCAGGAAGAAACCGGGAAGCTCAGGGCAATTACGCGGAACCTGGAGCTGGAAAATCAAATCATTTCGGTCGAAAACGCCTACCTCCAGAATCAGATAAGTCCTCACCTGCTGTTCAACTCCCTGAGCTTTATACACAGTGCCGTATATAAACTTTCAGACGCGGCCGGCAAAGGCATCATGCGCCTGGCCGAACTCATGCGCTATTCACTGCTCAGCGCCAACGGCAACGGAACAATACCGCTGCCCAGGGAAATTGAACAGATGGAAAACCTGATCGCCCTTTGTGCGATGAGGTTCCCGGGCGAATTCTTCGTGCGGGTCCATAAAAAAGGGCGCCTGAAAGGCAGGGAGATCATTCCGCTCGCCCTGATCACGCTGGTAGAAAACATGCTGAAACACGGCGATTTAGGCGATAAAAAGAATCCGGCACGTATCCGCCTGGAATTGACTGAAAACCGCCTTGTTTTTGAAGCATCGAATAAAAAGCGGCCGGTAAGCCTTTACCCGAGTGGCGGGCTCGGGTTGAAAAACATTGAAAAGCGGCTGCAAAATCATTACCGTGAGCGCTATTCGATGCTGATCAGGGATGAAAATGAACATTTTACGATAACATTAAATATTAGCCTATGA
- a CDS encoding TraG family conjugative transposon ATPase: MATSQYAARIFPVYKVEHNCLVSAQGDITIAYQLMLPEIFTLADNDYEVYHQAWIRAIKVLPKHSVIHKQDRFIKQQYQGNGLAESSFLNRAADRHFRGRPYLEHDCYLMLTKKAGDRKQASSAFSGLFRKHLVPRQTTDEREFLEFEEKAGQFTRILGDCGLLSLRRLNDDELAGTMEQAGLLEQYCFLLGGGERPVLKDVHLKDGIKVGDEHVRIYTLGDAEDMPSMCGSRITFEKYSTDQTKFPIGFASQLNLLLDCNHIYNQFLFIDDTPKVLKQLEAKKLRLQSLSAYSRENTISMDATNDFLNEAISQQRLPVKAHFNVMIWSDQQEQLQEIKNQVGSAMAQLGASAKLESDGAAQIWWAGIPGNAADFPLNDTFDTFLEQGTCFLNLESNYRSDPPSQGIRFCDRLSGRPVYIDLFDAPRKKGITSNMGMLVCGTSGGGKSITVNHILRTLYDQGAHCVTVDIGGSYKGLCELVGGYYFTYEEAKPIRFNPFYIPEGQTLDTEKKESLKALLVTLWKQENESFIRSEYVALSNALQGYYNHLRKHPGIFPSFNTFYDYLSGTYARVLKTHKVKDKDFDLDSFLYVLQPFYCGGEFDYLLNASDNIDLLEQRFVVIELDNIKDHPILFPVVTLIIMEMFLSKMRKLKGIRKVLTIDEAWKAIANSGMAGFIQYAFKTIRKFNGVPNVVTQELDDLISSPIVKDAIINNAAIKILMDMRSYLNKFDKLQATLGMSDKGKAQVLSVNKENRDIYIDLGGQVMKVVKNELSSEEYFAYTTEGTERVKIQELASIHGGMEQGITAMVKEQKNQK, translated from the coding sequence ATGGCGACATCTCAATATGCAGCGCGGATATTCCCGGTTTATAAAGTGGAACATAACTGCCTCGTTTCCGCGCAGGGTGACATCACGATAGCCTACCAGCTGATGCTGCCCGAAATATTTACGTTAGCGGATAACGATTACGAGGTTTATCACCAGGCCTGGATACGCGCCATTAAAGTATTACCAAAACACAGTGTCATCCACAAACAGGACCGGTTCATTAAGCAGCAGTATCAGGGTAACGGGCTAGCGGAAAGCAGCTTTCTTAACCGTGCCGCTGACAGGCACTTCAGGGGCCGGCCCTATCTCGAGCATGACTGTTACCTGATGCTGACCAAAAAAGCCGGCGACCGCAAGCAGGCCAGCAGCGCATTTTCCGGACTATTCCGAAAGCACCTCGTTCCGCGCCAGACGACCGATGAGCGGGAATTCCTGGAATTTGAAGAGAAAGCCGGGCAATTTACGCGGATCCTCGGCGATTGCGGTTTATTATCGCTTCGCCGGCTCAATGATGATGAACTGGCCGGGACGATGGAACAGGCAGGACTGCTGGAGCAGTATTGCTTTTTGCTTGGTGGCGGGGAGCGGCCTGTGCTGAAAGATGTACACCTGAAAGACGGCATCAAGGTCGGTGATGAACATGTGCGTATCTATACCCTGGGGGATGCCGAGGACATGCCGTCGATGTGCGGCAGCAGGATCACCTTTGAAAAGTACAGTACGGACCAGACCAAATTCCCGATAGGATTTGCCAGCCAGCTTAACCTTTTGCTCGACTGTAACCATATCTACAACCAGTTCCTCTTCATCGATGATACGCCCAAAGTGCTGAAGCAACTGGAAGCGAAGAAGCTGCGGCTGCAATCGCTGTCGGCGTACAGCCGGGAAAACACGATCAGCATGGATGCGACCAATGATTTCCTGAACGAGGCGATCAGCCAGCAAAGGCTGCCGGTGAAGGCGCATTTCAATGTCATGATCTGGAGTGATCAGCAGGAACAACTGCAGGAGATCAAGAACCAGGTAGGTTCCGCGATGGCGCAGCTCGGGGCCAGCGCCAAGCTGGAATCGGACGGCGCCGCGCAGATCTGGTGGGCCGGTATCCCGGGAAACGCGGCGGACTTCCCGCTGAATGATACCTTCGATACTTTTCTCGAACAGGGCACCTGTTTTCTGAACCTGGAAAGCAATTACCGGAGTGACCCGCCATCCCAGGGGATCCGGTTCTGTGACCGCCTGTCCGGCAGGCCGGTTTACATCGACCTGTTCGATGCGCCGAGAAAGAAAGGTATCACATCGAACATGGGCATGCTGGTCTGCGGGACGTCCGGCGGCGGAAAGAGCATAACGGTCAACCATATCCTGCGTACGCTGTATGACCAGGGCGCGCATTGTGTAACGGTTGATATCGGCGGCAGTTACAAGGGGCTTTGCGAGCTGGTCGGCGGCTATTATTTCACCTATGAAGAAGCTAAGCCTATCCGGTTCAACCCTTTCTATATCCCGGAGGGGCAAACATTGGACACGGAAAAAAAGGAGAGCCTGAAAGCACTGCTCGTGACCTTATGGAAACAGGAGAACGAAAGTTTTATCCGGAGCGAGTATGTCGCCTTATCCAATGCTTTGCAGGGCTATTATAACCATCTCCGCAAGCACCCAGGTATATTTCCGTCGTTCAATACTTTCTACGATTATCTGTCCGGAACCTATGCCAGGGTGCTGAAAACCCATAAAGTCAAGGACAAAGATTTCGACCTGGACAGTTTCCTGTACGTGCTGCAACCTTTTTACTGCGGCGGTGAATTCGATTACCTGCTGAATGCTTCCGACAATATTGACCTGCTGGAACAGCGCTTTGTGGTTATCGAGCTGGATAACATCAAAGACCACCCGATCCTGTTCCCGGTGGTGACACTGATCATTATGGAGATGTTCCTTTCCAAGATGCGGAAACTGAAGGGCATTCGTAAGGTGTTAACGATTGACGAGGCCTGGAAAGCTATCGCGAACTCCGGGATGGCGGGTTTCATTCAGTATGCCTTCAAGACCATCCGGAAATTCAACGGCGTTCCGAACGTGGTCACCCAGGAACTTGACGACCTGATCAGTTCACCTATTGTGAAGGATGCGATCATTAACAACGCGGCGATCAAGATCCTGATGGATATGCGCAGCTATCTGAACAAGTTCGATAAACTCCAGGCCACATTGGGGATGTCTGATAAGGGGAAAGCACAGGTCTTATCGGTGAACAAGGAAAACCGGGACATTTATATCGATCTCGGCGGGCAGGTGATGAAGGTGGTGAAAAATGAACTCAGCTCCGAGGAATACTTTGCATACACGACGGAAGGTACCGAACGGGTCAAAATCCAGGAACTGGCTTCTATACATGGCGGTATGGAGCAGGGGATCACCGCCATGGTTAAAGAACAAAAAAATCAAAAATAA
- a CDS encoding DUF4134 domain-containing protein has translation MVKIVFLLISVIALSIQDLWAADGNAGISEATNQVKGYFDTGTNLMYAIGAVSGLVGAIKVYKKWNDGEHDTGKMASAWFGSCIFLVVVATVLKSFFGI, from the coding sequence ATGGTTAAGATCGTGTTCCTGTTGATTTCTGTTATCGCTCTTTCCATACAGGACCTGTGGGCGGCTGACGGCAACGCGGGTATTTCCGAAGCGACCAACCAGGTCAAAGGCTATTTCGATACTGGCACCAACCTGATGTATGCGATCGGGGCTGTCAGCGGACTGGTGGGAGCCATCAAGGTTTATAAAAAATGGAACGATGGTGAACACGATACCGGAAAGATGGCTTCCGCCTGGTTCGGCAGCTGTATTTTCCTTGTGGTGGTGGCCACTGTCCTCAAATCATTCTTCGGGATTTAA
- a CDS encoding TerB family tellurite resistance protein: MKHLLKYMLPLVLQLLSFIIPGKASAQSQELQQLILDVKKLTQFKNILNDMKTGYQIYSKGYGLVSNLSKGNFNLHDLYLGSLMAINPSIRNYGRVGEIISMQVRLVGEYKAAISGFRSSDVFNVTELAYMENVYSRLLAESLDDLTELTHLITANELRMSDAERIESIDRLYATGADKLQFLRSFNRQGALLAIQRSKDLADIRTMKQVFTIKN; this comes from the coding sequence ATGAAGCATCTTTTGAAATATATGTTACCGCTGGTTTTGCAGCTATTGTCCTTCATCATTCCAGGGAAAGCATCGGCTCAAAGCCAGGAACTCCAGCAACTGATACTCGATGTGAAGAAGCTAACACAGTTCAAGAATATCCTAAACGATATGAAGACCGGCTACCAGATCTATAGCAAAGGCTATGGCCTGGTCTCGAACTTATCCAAAGGTAATTTTAACCTGCACGATCTCTATCTGGGAAGCTTGATGGCCATCAACCCTTCTATCAGGAACTACGGGCGTGTAGGTGAAATCATCAGTATGCAGGTCAGATTAGTAGGTGAGTATAAGGCGGCCATCTCGGGATTCCGGAGCAGCGATGTTTTCAACGTCACTGAGCTTGCTTACATGGAAAATGTGTATTCCAGGCTACTCGCCGAAAGTCTGGATGACCTGACGGAACTCACGCATTTGATTACGGCGAATGAGCTTCGGATGTCAGACGCGGAGCGCATCGAAAGCATTGACCGGCTTTATGCAACAGGGGCTGATAAGCTACAGTTCCTTCGATCCTTTAACCGGCAGGGAGCATTGCTCGCTATCCAGCGCTCCAAAGATCTG